The following coding sequences are from one Burkholderia stabilis window:
- a CDS encoding electron transfer flavoprotein subunit alpha/FixB family protein, producing the protein MTILVIAEHDNASIKAATLNAVAAAQKIGGEVHVLVAGHGAQGAADAAAKIAGVSKVLLADAPQLEAGLAENVEATAMTVAKNYSHILAPATASGKNIAPRIAAKLDVAQISEITAVVSADTFERPIYAGNAIATVQSGDSVKVITVRATGFDPVAAVGGSAAIEKIEAAPDAGVSQFVSREVTKLDRPELTSASIIVSGGRGLGSGENYTKVLEPLADKLHAALGASRAAVDAGYVPNDYQVGQTGKIVAPQLYIAVGISGAIQHLAGMKDSKVIVAINKDLEAPIFSVADYGVVGDLFTLVPEAAAAL; encoded by the coding sequence ATGACGATTCTGGTAATAGCGGAGCACGACAACGCGTCGATCAAGGCTGCGACGCTGAATGCGGTGGCGGCGGCGCAGAAGATCGGCGGCGAGGTTCACGTGCTGGTCGCGGGCCACGGCGCGCAAGGCGCGGCCGACGCAGCAGCGAAAATCGCGGGTGTGTCGAAAGTGCTGCTGGCCGACGCGCCGCAGCTCGAAGCGGGCCTGGCTGAAAACGTCGAGGCGACGGCGATGACCGTCGCGAAGAACTACTCGCACATCCTCGCGCCGGCCACGGCATCCGGGAAGAACATCGCGCCGCGCATCGCCGCGAAGCTGGATGTCGCGCAGATCTCCGAGATCACGGCCGTGGTTTCGGCCGATACGTTCGAACGCCCGATCTACGCGGGCAACGCGATCGCGACGGTGCAGTCGGGCGATTCGGTCAAGGTCATCACGGTGCGCGCGACGGGCTTCGATCCGGTCGCAGCCGTTGGCGGCAGCGCAGCGATTGAAAAGATCGAAGCGGCGCCGGATGCAGGCGTGTCGCAATTCGTGAGCCGTGAAGTGACGAAGCTGGATCGCCCGGAACTCACCAGCGCGAGCATCATCGTGTCGGGCGGGCGTGGCCTCGGCAGCGGCGAAAACTACACGAAGGTGCTGGAGCCGCTGGCCGACAAGCTGCATGCCGCGCTCGGCGCATCGCGTGCAGCTGTCGACGCGGGCTACGTGCCCAACGATTACCAGGTGGGTCAGACCGGCAAGATCGTCGCGCCGCAGCTGTACATCGCGGTGGGCATCTCGGGCGCGATCCAGCATCTGGCCGGCATGAAGGATTCGAAGGTGATCGTCGCGATCAACAAGGACCTGGAAGCGCCGATCTTCAGCGTGGCCGATTACGGCGTCGTCGGCGATCTGTTCACGCTCGTGCCGGAAGCGGCCGCGGCGCTCTGA
- a CDS encoding electron transfer flavoprotein subunit beta/FixA family protein has protein sequence MKVLVAVKRVVDANVKVGVRSDWTGVDIANVKMSMNPFDEIAVEEAVRLKEAGVATEVVAVSVGVAQAQETLRTALAIGADRAILVESPDGVEPLGVAKVLKALVDREQPQLVILGKQAIDDDSNQTGQMLAALAGLPQATFASKVVIAEGHATVAREVDGGSETLSLRLPAVVTTDLRLNEPRYVTLPNIMKAKKKPLEIVKPEDLGADVTPRLKVLKVNEPPKRAAGVKVPDVQTLIGKLKTEAKVL, from the coding sequence TTGAAAGTGCTCGTGGCAGTGAAACGCGTGGTCGACGCGAACGTGAAGGTCGGTGTCAGATCCGACTGGACCGGCGTCGATATCGCGAACGTGAAGATGTCGATGAACCCGTTCGACGAGATCGCGGTGGAAGAGGCCGTGCGGTTGAAGGAGGCCGGTGTCGCGACCGAGGTGGTCGCGGTATCGGTCGGCGTCGCGCAGGCGCAGGAAACGCTGCGCACGGCGCTCGCGATCGGCGCGGATCGCGCGATCCTCGTCGAATCGCCTGACGGCGTCGAGCCGCTGGGCGTCGCGAAGGTGCTGAAGGCGCTGGTCGACAGGGAACAGCCGCAGCTGGTGATCCTCGGCAAGCAGGCGATCGACGACGATTCGAACCAGACCGGGCAGATGCTCGCCGCGCTCGCGGGTCTGCCGCAAGCGACGTTCGCGTCGAAGGTGGTGATTGCCGAGGGGCACGCAACGGTTGCACGCGAAGTCGACGGTGGCTCGGAAACGCTGTCGCTTCGACTGCCTGCCGTCGTCACGACGGACCTGCGCCTGAACGAGCCGCGCTACGTGACGCTGCCGAACATCATGAAGGCGAAGAAAAAGCCGCTGGAAATCGTGAAGCCCGAAGACCTGGGCGCGGACGTGACGCCGCGCCTGAAGGTGCTCAAGGTGAACGAGCCGCCGAAGCGCGCTGCCGGCGTGAAGGTGCCGGACGTGCAGACGCTGATCGGGAAGCTGAAGACCGAAGCCAAGGTGCTGTAA
- a CDS encoding SDR family NAD(P)-dependent oxidoreductase — protein sequence MKLIEELFDLRGKVAAITGGARGIGAETARVLAAAGASVAILDVLSQPAEALVEEIRAQGGQAAFWSLDVTQEADVSRVFADVVARFGRLDVLVNNAGIEGHNVPTHELTLAQWQRVQDVNVNGVFLCTRAAIPHIDAAGGGSIVNLSSMYGIVGGPDVPAYHASKAAVRMMAKVDAMLYAAKNIRANSVHPGYIRTPMLEEAFRQMGQDPDNVFGYLQTHVPMAKIGSPRDIAAGILYLVSPAGRYVTGAELVIDGGYTAR from the coding sequence ATGAAACTGATCGAAGAACTGTTCGACCTGCGCGGCAAGGTGGCCGCGATCACCGGCGGCGCGCGCGGCATCGGCGCGGAAACGGCGCGTGTGCTGGCTGCCGCCGGCGCGAGCGTCGCGATCCTCGACGTGCTGTCGCAGCCGGCGGAAGCGCTGGTCGAGGAAATCCGCGCGCAGGGCGGCCAGGCCGCGTTCTGGTCGCTCGACGTGACGCAGGAAGCCGACGTGTCGCGCGTGTTCGCCGACGTCGTTGCGCGCTTCGGCCGTCTCGACGTGCTCGTGAACAATGCGGGCATCGAAGGGCACAACGTGCCGACCCACGAGCTCACGCTCGCGCAATGGCAGCGCGTGCAGGACGTGAACGTCAACGGCGTGTTCCTGTGCACGCGCGCGGCGATTCCGCACATCGACGCAGCCGGCGGCGGATCGATCGTGAACCTGTCGTCGATGTACGGGATCGTCGGCGGTCCCGACGTGCCCGCCTATCACGCGTCGAAGGCCGCGGTGCGGATGATGGCGAAGGTCGACGCGATGCTGTACGCGGCGAAGAACATCCGCGCGAACTCCGTGCACCCGGGCTACATCCGGACGCCGATGCTCGAGGAAGCGTTCCGCCAGATGGGTCAGGACCCCGACAACGTGTTCGGTTATCTGCAGACGCACGTGCCGATGGCGAAGATCGGCAGCCCGCGCGACATCGCCGCCGGCATCCTGTATCTCGTGTCGCCGGCCGGCCGTTACGTGACCGGCGCGGAGCTCGTGATCGACGGCGGGTATACCGCGCGCTGA
- a CDS encoding alpha/beta fold hydrolase, with translation MTIPTTPPAGIFTDVPGGLRLHHYEAGEGRPVVFIHGSGPGASGFSNFKHNVPAFAAAGYRAIVVDLPGYGQSSKPSDVAYTLDFFVGALHAQLAALGIGPAVLLGNSLGGAIALKYALDYPDEVDGLIMMAPGGVEDRETYFRMEGIQRMVKLFTNRQMNDDTMRELLTLLVHDPAIVTDALVAERMKVCVEQPTEVLSTMSVPNLTDALGDLRSPVLGFWGTGDRFNPVGGALKFLERCRDARFVLMNRCGHWVMVEHADYFNRECLDFLAARNTR, from the coding sequence ATGACGATCCCCACGACGCCGCCGGCCGGCATCTTCACCGACGTACCGGGCGGCCTGCGCCTGCACCATTACGAGGCGGGCGAGGGCCGGCCGGTGGTGTTCATCCACGGCAGCGGGCCGGGCGCCAGCGGTTTCAGCAACTTCAAGCACAACGTCCCGGCGTTCGCGGCGGCCGGTTATCGCGCGATCGTGGTCGACCTGCCCGGCTACGGGCAGTCGTCGAAGCCGTCCGACGTCGCCTATACGCTCGATTTCTTCGTCGGCGCGCTGCATGCGCAACTGGCCGCGCTCGGGATCGGGCCGGCGGTGCTGCTCGGCAACTCGCTCGGCGGCGCGATCGCGCTGAAATATGCGCTCGACTATCCGGATGAAGTCGACGGGCTGATCATGATGGCGCCGGGCGGCGTCGAGGATCGCGAAACCTACTTCCGGATGGAAGGGATTCAGCGGATGGTGAAGCTGTTCACCAATCGCCAGATGAATGACGACACGATGCGCGAACTGCTCACGCTGCTCGTGCACGACCCGGCGATCGTCACCGATGCGCTGGTGGCCGAGCGGATGAAAGTGTGCGTCGAGCAGCCGACCGAAGTGCTGTCGACGATGAGCGTGCCGAACCTGACCGACGCGCTCGGCGATCTGCGCAGCCCGGTGCTCGGTTTCTGGGGTACGGGCGACCGCTTCAACCCGGTCGGCGGCGCGCTGAAATTCCTCGAACGCTGCCGCGACGCGCGTTTCGTGCTGATGAACCGGTGCGGCCACTGGGTGATGGTGGAGCACGCCGATTATTTCAATCGGGAATGCCTCGATTTTCTTGCGGCGCGGAATACGCGATAA
- a CDS encoding SDR family oxidoreductase: protein MNGFDYSGKTVLVTGGTKGIGRRIAERFLTAGARVFVCGRSAPDTPPSGGGRTAEFVAADLRDIEQVDALLATIRDAAGGLDVLVNNAGGSPFALAADASPRFTESIVRLNLIAPLQLAQRVNAIMQPQPEGGVMLFIASVSASRPSPGTAAYGAAKAGLVNAVTSLAVEWAPRVRVCAISPSLVQTESATEGHYGDGDALDAIRATIPAGRLATPDDVASACLFLASPDASYTSGANLRLDGGGERPAFLSAAQSAAR, encoded by the coding sequence ATGAACGGATTCGACTACAGCGGCAAAACGGTGCTCGTGACGGGCGGCACCAAAGGTATCGGGCGGCGCATCGCCGAACGCTTTCTCACGGCAGGCGCGCGCGTGTTCGTCTGCGGACGCAGCGCGCCCGACACGCCGCCTTCCGGCGGCGGCCGCACCGCCGAGTTCGTCGCGGCCGACCTGCGCGACATCGAACAGGTCGACGCGCTGCTCGCGACGATCCGCGACGCGGCGGGCGGCCTCGACGTGCTCGTCAACAACGCGGGCGGCTCGCCGTTCGCGCTCGCGGCCGACGCGTCGCCGCGCTTCACCGAATCGATCGTGCGGCTGAACCTGATCGCGCCGCTGCAGCTCGCGCAGCGCGTGAACGCGATCATGCAACCGCAGCCGGAAGGCGGCGTGATGCTGTTCATCGCGAGCGTCAGCGCATCGCGCCCGTCGCCCGGCACGGCCGCGTACGGCGCGGCGAAGGCCGGCCTCGTCAACGCGGTCACGTCGCTCGCGGTCGAGTGGGCGCCGCGCGTGCGCGTGTGCGCGATCAGCCCGAGCCTCGTGCAGACGGAATCGGCCACCGAAGGCCACTACGGCGACGGCGACGCGCTCGATGCGATCCGCGCGACGATTCCCGCCGGACGGCTCGCGACGCCCGACGACGTTGCGTCCGCCTGCCTGTTCCTCGCATCGCCCGACGCGTCGTACACGTCGGGCGCGAACCTGCGGCTCGACGGCGGCGGCGAGCGGCCGGCGTTCCTGAGCGCCGCGCAATCGGCCGCGCGTTGA
- a CDS encoding DUF1302 domain-containing protein — MHQRISRRTDKRATATLSTLAAALLTCAVPNAHAGSTIELGADTTLDYTFTLSYGLGMRTRAPSGNLLTPANINGDDGDRNFAKNKLIENQVSLLGEVNLKHDDWGVFVRADTFYDQAYHRPNNNDAPGTVNQSGQYNNFTSDARYWSGGHTTLLAAYAYNTFHIGSTSLNVKVGDQVVAWGESLFFPNIAGAQGPSDATKSYMAGAEVKDILLPVPQISTQWQITPSFSLLGYYQFSYQQNRLTAPGTYWSYSDVTGPGAQYIIGPGGMIIPRGPDEKPSARNQWGIGARFRVLGDTELGLYYLHYNDMNPSVVTTYFPTLQYQQTYFNNIKLTGASFSTQVGPVNVAGEVSYRQGAAVLVNTATGPQSTRANVLQTNLSGIYSIGPSFLANSQSLIGELTYVHAGSISELDGSTTLANSRNALAMEIAWTLSYKNVFNGWDLDVPLTYTHDLTGTSPLAGALGSLTGQGDHRVTAGVTFTRLSNLQLSLVYAKFLGSPNPVTRPLSDRDYVLATATYHF, encoded by the coding sequence ATGCATCAACGGATTTCGCGCCGTACCGACAAGCGGGCAACCGCCACGCTGTCGACGCTGGCCGCCGCGCTGCTGACGTGCGCCGTTCCCAACGCGCACGCCGGCAGCACGATCGAGCTTGGCGCCGACACGACGCTGGACTACACGTTCACGCTCAGTTACGGCCTCGGCATGCGCACGCGTGCGCCGAGCGGCAATCTGCTGACGCCGGCGAACATCAACGGCGACGACGGCGACCGCAACTTCGCGAAGAACAAGCTGATCGAGAACCAGGTCAGCCTGCTCGGCGAAGTGAACCTGAAGCACGACGACTGGGGTGTGTTCGTTCGCGCCGACACGTTCTACGACCAGGCCTACCATCGCCCGAACAACAACGATGCGCCCGGCACCGTGAACCAGTCGGGCCAGTACAACAACTTCACGAGCGATGCGCGCTACTGGTCGGGCGGCCACACGACGCTGCTCGCCGCATATGCGTACAACACGTTCCACATCGGCTCGACGAGCCTGAACGTGAAGGTCGGTGACCAGGTCGTCGCGTGGGGCGAAAGCCTGTTCTTCCCGAACATCGCGGGCGCGCAGGGGCCGTCCGATGCGACCAAGTCGTATATGGCCGGCGCCGAGGTGAAGGACATCCTGCTGCCCGTGCCGCAGATCTCGACGCAATGGCAGATCACGCCGAGCTTCAGCCTGCTCGGCTACTACCAGTTCTCGTACCAGCAGAACCGGCTGACCGCGCCCGGCACGTACTGGAGCTACTCGGACGTCACGGGCCCCGGTGCGCAGTACATCATCGGCCCGGGCGGGATGATCATTCCGCGCGGCCCCGACGAGAAGCCGAGCGCACGCAACCAGTGGGGTATCGGCGCGCGCTTCCGCGTGCTCGGCGACACCGAGCTCGGCCTGTACTACCTGCACTACAACGACATGAACCCGAGCGTCGTGACGACGTACTTCCCGACGCTCCAGTATCAGCAGACCTACTTCAACAACATCAAGCTGACCGGCGCGAGCTTCTCGACGCAGGTCGGCCCGGTGAACGTCGCGGGCGAAGTGTCGTACCGCCAGGGCGCGGCCGTGCTCGTCAATACCGCGACGGGCCCGCAGTCGACGCGCGCGAACGTGTTGCAGACCAACCTGTCGGGCATCTACTCGATCGGGCCGAGCTTCCTCGCGAACTCGCAGTCGCTGATCGGCGAACTCACGTACGTGCATGCGGGCAGCATCTCGGAGCTCGACGGTTCGACGACGCTCGCGAATTCGCGTAACGCGCTCGCGATGGAGATCGCGTGGACGCTCAGCTACAAGAACGTGTTCAACGGCTGGGATCTCGACGTGCCGCTCACCTACACGCACGACCTGACCGGCACGTCGCCGCTCGCCGGCGCGCTCGGCTCGCTGACCGGCCAGGGTGACCACCGCGTGACGGCCGGCGTGACCTTCACGCGCCTGAGCAACCTGCAGCTGTCGCTCGTCTACGCCAAGTTCCTCGGTTCGCCGAACCCGGTCACGCGCCCGCTTTCGGACCGCGACTACGTGCTCGCCACGGCGACCTACCACTTCTGA
- a CDS encoding DUF1329 domain-containing protein encodes MKRIRLPLMRASVIAACAFAATASYPKVTTDDLKALDGQLTPMGAVRAASKDSSVPEWSGKWLGTPPDVQYKRGSRYPDPFANEKPVATITAENMAQYAEHLTDGQKAMFKRYPATFKIIVYPTHRDFRYPDAVYKDIRAYAPDSTMTADSNGLTNAPPTVPYPIPKTAAELLWNQRFSSSIGTEQATYDQAVVYSDGNIAWGKVRYDIYSPRNVGKYDVKSDLNNRTYYRNATELPLSDRGSLIVGFTNWDKAGADNSSRTWMYNPGTRRVRQAPEYGYDQPQGPGGFRTVDDDRLYNGPGDRYDWKIVGKREIYVPYDNYKVMDSSVKYGDLLTKGHENPSYIRYELHRVWVLQATLKSGYRHQYAKRVLYIDEDSWQSLLADNYDARGQLWRTNVATSLYAYDAKVFYPSAVFFHDLISGAYMADRLTNEGPMPKLDNSPQFNEAYFSPDAIRSSGN; translated from the coding sequence ATGAAGCGAATTCGTCTCCCCCTCATGCGCGCGTCGGTGATCGCCGCGTGCGCGTTCGCCGCGACGGCGTCGTACCCGAAGGTCACGACGGACGACCTGAAGGCGCTCGACGGCCAGTTGACCCCGATGGGTGCGGTCCGCGCCGCGAGCAAGGACAGCAGCGTGCCCGAGTGGTCGGGCAAGTGGCTCGGCACGCCGCCCGACGTGCAGTACAAGCGCGGCAGCCGCTACCCCGATCCGTTCGCGAACGAGAAGCCCGTCGCGACGATCACCGCGGAAAACATGGCGCAGTACGCGGAGCACCTGACCGACGGTCAGAAGGCGATGTTCAAGCGCTATCCGGCCACCTTCAAGATCATCGTCTACCCGACTCACCGCGACTTCCGCTACCCGGATGCCGTCTACAAGGACATTCGCGCGTACGCGCCCGATTCGACGATGACGGCCGACTCGAACGGCCTCACGAACGCGCCGCCGACGGTGCCCTACCCGATCCCGAAAACCGCCGCCGAACTGCTGTGGAACCAGCGCTTCTCGTCGTCGATCGGCACCGAGCAGGCCACCTACGACCAGGCGGTCGTGTACTCCGACGGCAATATCGCGTGGGGCAAGGTGCGCTACGACATCTACTCGCCGCGCAACGTCGGCAAGTATGACGTGAAGAGCGACCTGAACAACCGCACGTACTACCGCAACGCGACGGAGCTGCCGCTGTCCGACCGCGGCTCGCTGATCGTCGGCTTCACGAACTGGGACAAGGCCGGCGCGGACAACTCGTCGCGCACGTGGATGTACAACCCCGGCACGCGGCGCGTGCGCCAGGCGCCGGAATACGGCTATGACCAGCCGCAGGGCCCGGGCGGCTTCCGTACGGTCGACGACGACCGCCTGTACAACGGCCCCGGCGACCGCTACGACTGGAAGATCGTCGGCAAGCGCGAGATCTACGTGCCTTACGACAACTACAAGGTGATGGACAGCTCGGTGAAGTACGGCGACCTGCTGACCAAGGGCCACGAGAACCCGTCGTATATCCGCTACGAGCTGCATCGCGTGTGGGTGCTGCAGGCGACGCTGAAGAGCGGCTATCGCCACCAGTACGCGAAACGCGTGCTCTACATCGACGAGGATTCGTGGCAATCGCTGCTCGCGGACAACTACGACGCGCGCGGCCAGCTCTGGCGCACCAACGTCGCGACGTCGCTGTACGCGTATGACGCGAAGGTGTTCTACCCGAGCGCGGTGTTCTTCCACGACCTGATTTCCGGCGCGTACATGGCCGACCGCCTGACCAACGAAGGCCCGATGCCGAAGCTCGACAACAGCCCGCAGTTCAACGAAGCGTACTTCTCGCCCGACGCGATCCGCAGTTCGGGCAACTGA
- the dmpE gene encoding 2-oxopent-4-enoate hydratase produces MSSRLHTTLGDELYAAWHARAPVAPLSSRPRRLSLDDAYRIQQRFIERRVEQGEAIVGKKIGVTSQAVQDMLNVRQPDFGILLSGMHYAAGEAIAVDSLIAPRAEGEIAFILARDLRGPGIDRTDVIAATAAVAPCFEIVDSRIRDWAIRIEDTVSDNASCGVYVLGDARVDPRTLDLAACEMTIEKNGEPVAQGRGDAALGHPADAVAWLANTLAAYDVPLLAGEIVLSGSLAKLIPVTAGDALSMHISGIGSCDVRFI; encoded by the coding sequence ATGTCTTCCCGCTTGCATACGACGCTCGGCGACGAGCTGTACGCCGCGTGGCACGCGCGTGCGCCGGTCGCGCCGCTGTCAAGCCGCCCGCGCCGGCTGTCGCTCGACGACGCCTACCGCATCCAGCAGCGGTTCATCGAACGCCGCGTCGAACAGGGCGAAGCGATCGTCGGCAAAAAGATCGGCGTGACGAGCCAGGCCGTGCAGGACATGCTGAACGTGCGCCAGCCCGATTTCGGCATTTTGCTGTCCGGCATGCACTACGCGGCCGGCGAGGCGATCGCCGTCGATTCGCTGATCGCGCCGCGCGCCGAAGGCGAGATCGCGTTCATCCTCGCGCGCGACCTGCGCGGCCCCGGTATCGACCGCACCGACGTGATCGCCGCGACGGCCGCCGTCGCGCCCTGCTTCGAGATCGTCGATTCGCGCATCCGCGACTGGGCGATCCGCATCGAGGACACCGTCTCCGACAACGCGTCGTGCGGCGTGTACGTGCTCGGCGACGCGCGCGTCGACCCGCGCACGCTCGATCTCGCCGCCTGCGAGATGACGATCGAAAAGAACGGCGAGCCCGTCGCGCAAGGGCGCGGCGACGCGGCGCTCGGCCATCCCGCCGACGCGGTCGCGTGGCTCGCGAACACGCTCGCCGCGTACGACGTGCCGCTGCTTGCCGGCGAGATCGTGCTGTCCGGCTCGCTCGCGAAACTGATTCCGGTCACGGCCGGCGACGCGTTGTCGATGCACATCTCCGGCATCGGCAGTTGCGACGTCCGCTTTATCTAA
- a CDS encoding acetaldehyde dehydrogenase (acetylating), with amino-acid sequence MKKIKCALIGPGNIGTDLLYKLRRSPVLEPVWMVGVDPASDGLARAREFGLKTTDKGVDGLLPHVAADDIRIAFDATSAYVHRDNSDKLTALGVRMIDLTPAAIGPYCVPPVNLDAHLDSAQMNVNMVTCGGQATIPMVYAVSRVQSVAYGEIIATVSSKSVGPGTRKNIDEFTRTTSGAIEQVGGARKGKAIIVINPAEPPLIMRDTIHCLTDGPPDVDAITASVHAMVKEVQRYVPGYTLKNGPVFDGNRVSVFMEVEGLGDYLPKYAGNLDIMTAAAAATAERFAEQMLAATAATA; translated from the coding sequence ATGAAGAAAATCAAATGCGCGCTGATCGGTCCCGGCAACATCGGCACCGACCTGCTGTACAAGCTGCGCCGCTCGCCGGTGCTCGAACCCGTGTGGATGGTCGGCGTCGATCCGGCGTCCGACGGCCTCGCGCGCGCACGCGAGTTCGGCCTCAAGACCACCGACAAGGGCGTCGACGGGCTGCTGCCGCACGTGGCGGCCGACGACATCCGCATCGCGTTCGACGCGACGTCGGCCTACGTACACCGCGACAACTCCGACAAGCTGACCGCGCTCGGCGTGCGGATGATCGACCTGACGCCCGCCGCGATCGGGCCGTACTGCGTGCCGCCGGTGAACCTCGACGCGCATCTCGACAGCGCGCAGATGAACGTGAACATGGTGACCTGCGGCGGCCAGGCGACGATCCCGATGGTGTACGCGGTGTCGCGCGTGCAATCGGTCGCGTACGGCGAGATCATCGCGACGGTATCGTCGAAATCGGTCGGCCCGGGCACGCGCAAGAACATCGACGAATTCACGCGCACGACGTCCGGTGCGATCGAACAGGTCGGCGGCGCGCGCAAGGGCAAGGCGATCATCGTGATCAACCCGGCCGAGCCGCCGCTCATCATGCGCGACACGATCCACTGCCTGACCGACGGGCCGCCCGACGTCGACGCGATCACCGCGTCCGTGCATGCGATGGTCAAGGAAGTGCAGCGCTACGTGCCCGGCTACACGCTGAAGAACGGCCCGGTGTTCGACGGCAATCGCGTGTCGGTGTTCATGGAAGTCGAAGGGCTCGGCGACTACCTGCCGAAATACGCGGGCAACCTCGACATCATGACCGCCGCCGCGGCCGCCACGGCCGAGCGTTTCGCCGAACAGATGCTGGCCGCGACGGCCGCCACCGCTTGA
- the dmpG gene encoding 4-hydroxy-2-oxovalerate aldolase, giving the protein MSLAGKKITVHDMSLRDGMHPKRHQITLDQMRNIARGLDAAGVPLIEVTHGDGLGGASVNYGFPAHTDEEYLSAVIPELKQAKVSALLLPGIGTVEHLRMAHALGVGTIRVATHCTEADVSEQHIGLARTLGLDTVGFLMMAHMSSPEQLVVQAKLMESYGANCIYITDSAGHMLPDDVTARIGQVRDALKPETELGFHGHHNLAMGVANSVAAVAAGANRIDAAAAGLGAGAGNTPMEVFVAVCDRMGIETGVDVFAISDVAEDLVVPIMDAPIRLDRDALTLGYAGVYSSFLLFAKRAEAKYGIPARDILVELGRQRLVGGQEDMIEDAALTMARAREVAA; this is encoded by the coding sequence ATGTCACTGGCAGGCAAGAAGATCACCGTACACGACATGTCGCTGCGCGACGGGATGCACCCGAAGCGCCACCAGATCACGCTCGACCAGATGCGCAACATCGCGCGCGGGCTCGACGCGGCCGGCGTGCCGCTGATCGAGGTCACGCACGGCGACGGGCTCGGCGGCGCGTCGGTCAACTACGGGTTCCCCGCGCATACCGACGAGGAATACCTGAGCGCCGTGATTCCGGAGCTGAAGCAGGCGAAGGTGTCGGCGCTGCTGCTGCCCGGCATCGGCACCGTCGAGCACCTGCGCATGGCGCACGCGCTCGGCGTCGGCACGATCCGCGTCGCGACGCACTGCACCGAGGCCGACGTGTCGGAGCAGCATATCGGCCTTGCGCGCACGCTCGGGCTCGACACGGTCGGCTTCCTGATGATGGCGCACATGTCGTCGCCCGAGCAGCTCGTCGTGCAGGCGAAGCTGATGGAGTCGTACGGCGCGAACTGCATCTACATCACCGATTCGGCCGGCCACATGTTGCCCGACGACGTGACCGCGCGCATCGGCCAGGTGCGCGACGCGCTGAAGCCGGAGACGGAACTCGGCTTCCACGGGCACCACAACCTCGCGATGGGCGTCGCGAACTCGGTCGCGGCGGTCGCCGCCGGCGCGAACCGGATCGACGCGGCCGCGGCCGGCCTCGGCGCGGGCGCGGGCAATACGCCGATGGAAGTGTTCGTCGCGGTGTGCGACCGGATGGGGATCGAGACGGGCGTCGACGTGTTCGCGATCTCGGACGTCGCCGAGGATCTCGTCGTGCCGATCATGGACGCGCCGATCCGCCTCGACCGCGATGCGCTGACGCTCGGTTATGCGGGCGTCTACTCGTCGTTCCTGCTGTTCGCGAAGCGCGCGGAAGCGAAGTACGGGATTCCCGCACGCGACATCCTCGTGGAACTGGGCCGGCAACGGCTCGTCGGCGGGCAGGAGGACATGATCGAGGACGCGGCGCTGACGATGGCGCGGGCACGGGAAGTGGCCGCGTAA